In one window of Erwinia tasmaniensis Et1/99 DNA:
- a CDS encoding DUF4422 domain-containing protein, which produces MNVSIYTSHHKPSAFLSSPVIKPLHVGKSNSLDEICCPGDDSGENISFKNPFYCELTAHYWVWKNAEISDYVGFMHYRRHFNFSNDQHKDEDVWGMVNYPEINAEYESEFGLNEDSIKKCIGDADLLVPKLWSVKAAGNTNNYEHYRASDHLHIEDYQNVLDILIEMYPEYKTAASKFNDSHVGYYTNMYVMKRELFIEYSEWLFSILDNLEDEIYFKNYSQQEKRVFGHLSERLFNIFIIKKTGDSKLKLKEIQRTFIKKETFNSYVAPKYLENAVPIVICSDDNYAMSLGGLIKSIINHANIDKNYDLVILDNGISERNKSRVLSLIHNLSNFSVRFFNVHAFDEIKDAYIRPPFTIATYSRLFIPRLFRSFEKVLFIDTDTVVESDLAELIDIPLGDNLVAAVQDIVMEGFVKFGNIAESDAGIQTAGEYLKGKLGLSKPEEYFQGGIMVFNIEEMNKENVFSKLMKELKGQSFWFLDQDIMNKVFHGRVHFLPLEWNVYHGNGHTDTFYPNLKFATYSRYLKARKNPKMIHFAGENKPWNTDKVDYYDNFIKNIQGTPWELEVYSRLIQSSIPATVQHTQSINVDLLQTKIKRKLMPYLDKIAPRGSQRRSDIARVYYRIRRSILG; this is translated from the coding sequence ATGAATGTTTCAATCTACACTTCGCATCACAAGCCGAGTGCTTTTTTAAGCTCTCCAGTAATTAAACCTCTCCATGTAGGCAAATCTAATTCTTTAGATGAAATTTGTTGCCCAGGGGATGACAGTGGGGAAAATATTTCGTTCAAAAATCCCTTTTACTGTGAGTTGACCGCCCATTACTGGGTGTGGAAAAATGCTGAAATCTCAGATTATGTCGGCTTTATGCACTATCGAAGACACTTCAACTTTTCTAACGATCAACACAAAGATGAAGATGTATGGGGGATGGTAAATTATCCTGAAATTAATGCTGAATACGAAAGTGAATTCGGATTAAATGAGGATTCTATCAAAAAGTGCATCGGCGATGCCGATCTGCTAGTTCCTAAACTATGGTCGGTTAAGGCAGCTGGAAACACCAATAATTATGAACATTATAGGGCTTCTGATCATCTACATATTGAAGATTATCAAAATGTACTAGATATACTAATCGAAATGTATCCAGAGTACAAAACAGCAGCATCTAAATTCAATGATTCGCACGTTGGTTATTACACTAATATGTATGTGATGAAACGAGAGCTGTTTATTGAATACTCTGAATGGCTTTTCTCTATATTAGATAATCTTGAAGATGAAATTTATTTCAAAAACTATTCTCAGCAAGAAAAAAGAGTTTTTGGCCATTTATCTGAGAGACTCTTTAATATCTTTATTATAAAGAAAACAGGTGATTCGAAGCTCAAGTTAAAAGAAATACAACGTACTTTTATAAAGAAAGAAACATTTAATAGTTATGTTGCACCGAAGTATCTCGAAAATGCAGTACCGATAGTCATTTGTTCTGATGACAATTATGCGATGTCGTTAGGTGGATTAATTAAATCAATAATAAATCACGCAAACATCGATAAAAACTACGACTTAGTTATATTAGATAACGGCATTTCCGAAAGAAATAAAAGTCGCGTGCTATCTTTAATACATAATTTGAGCAATTTCAGCGTACGTTTCTTTAACGTTCATGCTTTTGATGAGATTAAAGATGCCTATATAAGGCCTCCTTTCACCATTGCCACTTATTCCCGACTTTTCATCCCTCGTCTTTTCAGAAGTTTCGAAAAAGTATTGTTTATCGATACTGACACGGTTGTAGAGAGTGATCTTGCCGAACTGATAGATATTCCTCTGGGTGATAATCTGGTGGCTGCTGTTCAGGATATCGTGATGGAAGGCTTTGTTAAATTTGGGAATATTGCGGAATCTGATGCCGGGATACAAACTGCTGGCGAATATCTAAAGGGTAAACTCGGCCTAAGCAAACCTGAAGAGTATTTTCAGGGCGGTATTATGGTTTTCAATATTGAAGAAATGAATAAAGAGAATGTATTCTCGAAGTTAATGAAGGAGTTGAAGGGGCAGAGTTTCTGGTTCCTTGATCAAGATATAATGAATAAGGTCTTCCATGGACGGGTTCACTTCTTACCCTTGGAATGGAATGTATATCATGGCAACGGGCATACAGATACCTTTTACCCAAATCTTAAGTTTGCTACCTACAGTCGGTATCTGAAAGCTCGTAAAAATCCCAAGATGATTCACTTTGCAGGTGAGAATAAGCCATGGAATACAGATAAGGTCGATTATTACGATAATTTCATTAAAAATATTCAGGGCACTCCCTGGGAGCTTGAAGTCTATTCCAGACTTATTCAATCGTCGATCCCCGCCACAGTACAACACACTCAATCAATCAATGTGGATTTATTACAGACAAAGATAAAAAGAAAATTAATGCCCTATTTGGATAAAATAGCACCACGAGGTTCGCAGCGCCGAAGCGACATTGCCCGTGTATATTATAGAATAAGACGTAGTATTTTAGGTTAG
- the glf gene encoding UDP-galactopyranose mutase yields the protein MQKNILIVGAGFSGVVIARKLAECGHKIRIIDRRSHIAGNCYDARDQETNVMVHTYGPHIFHTDNKEVWDFVNQYSVMMPYINRVKATYKNRVFSLPINLHTINQFFNKTCSPDEAKALIASKGDSTIETPLTFEQQALKFVGKELYEAFFKGYTLKQWGMQPSELPASILKRLPVRFNYDDNYFNHKYQGMPQQGYTSMIENMVEHPNIQVELNVDFSDDDRGGYDHIFYSGPLDAFYHNKFGRLGYRTLDFDRFKYDGDYQGCAVMNYCDQDVPYTRITEHKYFSPWESHEKSVCYKEFSRNCEEGDIPYYPIRQMGEMTLLHKYLDLAEKEESITFIGRLGTYRYLDMDVTIAEALNTAKIYLQSLSNQDNKMPVFTVNVR from the coding sequence ATGCAAAAAAATATTTTGATTGTGGGAGCTGGTTTCTCTGGTGTTGTTATTGCACGGAAGCTGGCTGAGTGTGGGCATAAAATCCGGATTATTGATCGTCGTAGCCATATTGCTGGCAACTGCTATGACGCTCGAGATCAGGAAACAAATGTTATGGTGCATACCTATGGCCCACATATTTTTCACACAGACAATAAAGAAGTGTGGGATTTTGTTAATCAATATTCTGTGATGATGCCTTATATTAATAGAGTTAAGGCAACCTACAAGAATAGAGTTTTTTCATTGCCAATTAATTTACATACAATTAATCAATTTTTTAATAAAACATGTAGTCCAGATGAAGCAAAAGCTCTGATCGCGAGCAAAGGAGACTCAACTATTGAGACTCCCTTAACGTTTGAGCAGCAGGCGCTAAAATTTGTTGGTAAAGAGCTATACGAAGCTTTTTTCAAGGGATACACCCTTAAACAGTGGGGAATGCAACCCTCAGAGTTACCGGCATCAATTTTGAAGCGTTTGCCAGTTCGGTTCAATTATGATGATAACTATTTTAATCATAAATACCAAGGTATGCCTCAGCAAGGTTATACTTCAATGATAGAAAATATGGTTGAACATCCTAATATTCAAGTCGAACTCAATGTGGATTTTAGTGATGATGATCGCGGCGGCTACGACCATATTTTCTATAGTGGTCCATTAGATGCATTTTATCATAACAAATTTGGCAGGTTAGGCTACCGAACGTTGGATTTCGACCGTTTCAAATATGATGGTGATTATCAAGGATGCGCCGTAATGAATTACTGCGATCAGGATGTACCTTATACTCGCATTACTGAGCATAAGTATTTCTCTCCTTGGGAGAGCCATGAAAAGTCAGTATGTTATAAAGAATTCAGCCGTAACTGTGAAGAAGGTGATATCCCATACTACCCCATTCGTCAGATGGGAGAAATGACGCTGTTGCATAAATACCTGGACCTTGCTGAAAAGGAAGAGAGTATTACTTTTATTGGCCGTCTAGGAACATATCGTTATCTTGACATGGATGTGACCATTGCTGAGGCATTAAATACAGCTAAAATATATTTGCAGTCGCTTAGTAATCAAGATAACAAGATGCCAGTATTCACGGTTAATGTGAGATGA
- a CDS encoding ABC transporter ATP-binding protein: MSVVIEFANVTKTYPLYHHIGSGIKELLFNPRRALSLLSGRSYLAIEDINFKIEKGESVALIGRNGAGKSTTLGLVAGVMKPTTGKVNVVGRVASMLELGGGFHPELTGRENIRLNATLLGLRRKELKSRINEIIEFSELGEFIDEPIRVYSSGMLAKLGFSVISQVDPDILIIDEVLAVGDIAFQKKCINTINAFKSKGVTILFVSHNLSDVEKICDRVIWIENHRLKMTGNSSEVINAYKIAMA, from the coding sequence ATGAGTGTTGTGATCGAATTTGCCAATGTAACTAAAACATACCCGCTCTATCATCATATTGGATCTGGCATAAAAGAGCTGCTATTTAATCCACGAAGAGCACTGAGTTTGTTAAGTGGGCGCAGCTATCTTGCTATAGAAGATATAAATTTCAAAATTGAGAAGGGTGAATCTGTCGCTTTAATCGGCCGAAACGGTGCGGGTAAAAGTACAACTCTCGGTTTGGTTGCTGGTGTTATGAAGCCAACAACAGGCAAGGTCAACGTTGTTGGGCGTGTGGCATCGATGTTGGAACTCGGTGGTGGCTTTCACCCAGAGTTGACTGGAAGAGAAAATATCCGTCTCAATGCTACACTTTTGGGGTTAAGACGCAAAGAGCTTAAATCTCGTATAAATGAGATTATAGAATTCTCGGAATTAGGCGAGTTCATTGATGAACCAATACGCGTATATTCCAGTGGAATGTTGGCTAAACTAGGTTTCTCTGTTATCTCACAGGTAGATCCAGATATTTTAATTATTGACGAGGTTTTGGCAGTCGGAGATATTGCGTTCCAGAAAAAATGTATCAACACTATAAATGCTTTTAAAAGCAAAGGCGTCACAATTCTTTTTGTCAGTCATAATTTATCAGATGTAGAAAAAATTTGTGATCGTGTCATCTGGATAGAAAATCATCGTCTAAAAATGACTGGCAATTCAAGCGAAGTTATCAATGCTTATAAAATCGCAATGGCATAA
- a CDS encoding glycosyltransferase family 4 protein — MRKLCYFVNTEWYFDLHWLERALSAKDEGYEVHIICNFDDEAIYQKFTILGFRCHKINFHSQSLSPLQFIKTLYKFTAILKAVSPDILHCITIKPIIIGGWYAFFKKKPIVLSFVGLGRLFDADTFILKSLKLIISKIYKIILKNPRALFVFEHNSDREKLLELTQGPVSQTVVIDGAGINTDLFSYQSEPINDNPIILFASRLIWSKGLYDLIQVKLKLQEQGINFRLLVAGIIVPGDKDAIPKPVVEGWSEKGWIEWLGTSDNVAELIREANLVALPSIYSEGVPRILLESCAIGRACICYDSGGCGSLIIDGQNGFLVRKRDIESLSARIKYLLENPLARMKMGRRGAEIIIGKFSSEIVIAKTLAIYKRLTAS; from the coding sequence ATGCGTAAACTTTGCTACTTTGTTAATACAGAATGGTATTTTGATTTGCACTGGTTAGAAAGAGCCTTATCTGCAAAGGATGAGGGTTACGAGGTTCATATTATCTGTAATTTTGATGATGAGGCCATTTATCAAAAATTTACGATTTTAGGTTTCCGGTGCCATAAGATAAATTTTCATTCACAATCACTTAGTCCATTACAATTTATAAAAACGCTTTATAAATTTACAGCTATTCTGAAGGCAGTGTCTCCAGACATTTTACATTGCATTACTATCAAACCGATTATTATTGGTGGTTGGTACGCTTTTTTTAAAAAGAAACCAATCGTTCTCAGTTTTGTTGGCTTAGGGCGGCTTTTTGATGCCGACACATTTATACTTAAAAGTTTGAAATTAATTATTTCCAAGATCTATAAAATCATACTCAAGAACCCAAGAGCATTATTTGTTTTTGAACACAATAGTGACAGAGAAAAACTATTAGAACTTACCCAGGGACCTGTCTCTCAAACCGTTGTTATTGACGGTGCAGGCATCAATACGGATCTGTTTTCTTATCAGTCAGAACCTATAAATGATAATCCAATCATATTATTTGCCAGTAGATTAATATGGTCCAAAGGGCTCTATGATTTGATTCAGGTTAAATTGAAACTTCAGGAGCAGGGTATTAATTTCAGGCTTCTCGTGGCGGGCATTATCGTGCCTGGTGATAAAGACGCGATCCCCAAGCCGGTAGTGGAAGGCTGGTCTGAGAAAGGTTGGATCGAATGGCTGGGAACGTCTGATAATGTCGCTGAGCTGATTCGCGAGGCAAATCTGGTGGCTCTTCCCTCCATTTATAGTGAAGGTGTCCCCAGAATTTTGCTCGAATCATGCGCAATTGGCCGCGCTTGCATTTGTTATGATAGTGGTGGTTGCGGGAGTCTGATTATTGATGGTCAGAATGGTTTTTTGGTCAGGAAGCGCGACATCGAGTCGCTTTCTGCACGTATTAAATATCTGCTTGAAAACCCTCTGGCCAGAATGAAAATGGGTAGGCGAGGAGCAGAGATTATCATTGGAAAATTTTCTTCTGAAATTGTGATCGCAAAGACACTTGCCATCTACAAACGACTGACAGCAAGCTAG
- a CDS encoding NAD-dependent epimerase/dehydratase family protein, which translates to MPTVLILGGSGFIGTNLIEFYCNKNYKVVTFGRSMPIIEHPNIEKIIGDIRNLADLELVFKNHKIDLVFHSLTSISATDSFASCQNLVSVNLSCLIDIISLMKKYSVYNMVYFSSGGSIYGIADTPINEEHELSPVSFYGWIKEVSERYLAYENRINSKFNYLILRPANVYGQYQKLNRIIGVALKNAIKKEDMHIYGDVNIRKDYIHIDDVCEMTYALVNSANSWNDIYNIGSGMGTSLKEILHYAEVISGNKMNLVMHNKKVGDISYSILDNSKVLTKIGKRSFIPVYEGMRSMHMYVHQQLRANSVTS; encoded by the coding sequence ATGCCAACGGTTTTGATATTAGGAGGTTCAGGATTCATAGGGACCAATTTGATTGAATTTTACTGCAATAAAAACTATAAAGTTGTTACTTTTGGACGTTCAATGCCGATAATTGAGCATCCTAACATTGAAAAAATTATCGGCGATATCAGAAACCTGGCAGATTTAGAGCTCGTATTTAAAAATCATAAAATAGACCTGGTTTTTCACTCCTTGACGAGTATATCAGCAACGGATTCATTTGCTAGCTGTCAGAATTTAGTATCAGTAAACCTGTCTTGCCTAATTGATATTATTTCTTTGATGAAAAAGTACAGCGTATATAACATGGTGTATTTTTCATCTGGTGGGTCTATTTATGGCATAGCGGATACGCCGATTAATGAGGAGCACGAATTGTCTCCGGTTAGTTTCTATGGATGGATAAAAGAAGTTTCTGAACGCTATCTGGCATATGAAAATAGAATTAATTCTAAATTCAACTATTTAATATTACGTCCTGCCAATGTATATGGTCAATATCAAAAGTTAAACAGGATAATCGGTGTAGCCCTAAAAAATGCAATAAAAAAAGAAGACATGCATATATATGGTGATGTGAATATCCGAAAAGATTATATACACATAGATGATGTCTGTGAAATGACTTACGCATTAGTTAATAGTGCCAACTCGTGGAATGATATCTACAATATTGGTTCAGGGATGGGGACAAGTCTGAAAGAAATATTGCATTACGCTGAGGTTATTAGCGGCAATAAAATGAATTTAGTCATGCACAATAAAAAGGTCGGTGATATTAGCTACAGTATTCTCGATAACTCAAAAGTACTGACTAAAATCGGTAAAAGAAGCTTCATACCTGTTTACGAAGGGATGAGAAGCATGCATATGTACGTACATCAGCAGCTCAGAGCTAATTCTGTTACCAGCTGA
- the rfbA gene encoding glucose-1-phosphate thymidylyltransferase RfbA — MKGIILAGGSGTRLHPITRGLSKQLLPVYDKPMIYYPLSVLMLAGIKDILIITTPQDLSSFQRLLGDGGEFGINLQFAIQPNPDGLAQAFIIGEKFIDGEECALVLGDNIFFGQGFAPVLENIAAKKSGATVFGYQVKDPGRFGVVDFDKNFKALSIEEKPEKPKSNWAVTGLYFYDKNVVEMAKKVKPSHRGELEITELNEMYLKEGMLEVELLGRGFAWLDTGTHDSLIEASQFIHTIEKRQGLKVACLEEIAFRKGWITKAQLAELAKSLEKTDYGKYLQSVVSN; from the coding sequence ATGAAAGGTATTATTTTAGCTGGCGGATCTGGCACACGGCTCCATCCTATCACTCGAGGTTTATCAAAGCAGCTCTTGCCGGTTTACGACAAGCCAATGATCTACTATCCCCTTTCAGTGCTGATGCTGGCAGGCATTAAAGATATTCTTATCATTACTACCCCTCAGGATCTGAGCTCATTCCAAAGATTACTGGGTGATGGTGGTGAATTTGGAATTAATCTGCAATTTGCAATACAGCCCAACCCAGATGGATTGGCTCAAGCGTTTATCATTGGCGAGAAATTTATTGACGGTGAAGAATGCGCATTGGTTTTAGGCGATAACATATTCTTTGGGCAGGGGTTTGCACCTGTTCTTGAAAATATTGCTGCTAAAAAGTCAGGAGCAACCGTATTTGGTTATCAGGTTAAAGATCCTGGTCGTTTTGGTGTTGTAGATTTCGATAAGAATTTTAAAGCCCTTTCAATTGAAGAAAAACCCGAAAAGCCGAAATCTAATTGGGCAGTAACAGGACTATATTTTTATGATAAAAATGTAGTTGAGATGGCAAAAAAAGTAAAACCCTCTCACCGTGGTGAATTAGAGATTACCGAGCTAAACGAAATGTACCTTAAAGAGGGGATGCTTGAGGTTGAGTTACTTGGGCGCGGGTTTGCATGGCTTGATACCGGGACTCATGATAGCCTCATCGAGGCATCACAATTTATACACACCATTGAAAAAAGGCAGGGTCTAAAAGTAGCCTGCCTTGAAGAAATCGCTTTCAGAAAAGGTTGGATAACCAAAGCGCAACTAGCTGAATTGGCAAAGTCACTTGAGAAAACAGATTACGGAAAATATCTTCAAAGTGTCGTTTCTAATTAG
- a CDS encoding ABC transporter permease — MKLSIGYLYDLVTVITQKELKVRYKSSFFGYLWSIANPLLFAMIYFFIFKLIMRVQIPNYTVFIITGLFPWQWFASSTGNALFSFLSNAQIIKKTVFPRSVIPLSNVLMECLHFLFTIPVILVFLYIYDMSPSLDWLWGVPLIGMAQIILMLGVALMLSTLNLFFRDLERFISLGIMLLFYCTPILYSAEMIPQEYSWLVEYNPFASMITSWRELFMHNTINYPLVAELYAYAAISLLIGSSIFNKLKHRFAEIL, encoded by the coding sequence ATGAAGCTTAGTATAGGATACCTTTATGATCTGGTAACAGTCATAACTCAAAAAGAACTCAAAGTCAGGTACAAGAGCAGCTTCTTTGGGTATCTTTGGTCTATAGCTAACCCCTTATTATTTGCCATGATATATTTCTTTATTTTCAAGCTTATAATGAGAGTTCAAATACCTAACTATACCGTTTTTATTATCACTGGATTATTTCCATGGCAATGGTTTGCCAGTTCAACCGGGAATGCGCTCTTTTCATTTTTGTCAAATGCCCAAATCATTAAAAAAACAGTATTTCCACGTTCAGTGATACCGCTCAGCAACGTATTAATGGAGTGTTTACACTTTCTTTTTACGATACCAGTCATTCTTGTTTTTCTATATATCTATGACATGAGCCCATCTCTCGACTGGCTTTGGGGCGTCCCCTTAATTGGTATGGCGCAAATAATATTAATGCTTGGCGTAGCCCTAATGCTTTCGACACTAAATCTGTTTTTTCGTGATTTAGAGAGGTTTATAAGTCTTGGCATAATGTTGCTATTCTATTGCACGCCTATTTTATATTCTGCCGAGATGATCCCACAAGAGTATAGTTGGTTGGTGGAATATAATCCCTTCGCATCAATGATAACGAGCTGGCGTGAATTATTTATGCATAACACAATAAACTACCCTTTAGTGGCCGAACTCTATGCTTATGCTGCGATTTCTTTACTTATCGGTAGCTCAATCTTCAACAAGCTTAAACATAGATTTGCAGAGATTTTATAA
- a CDS encoding glycosyltransferase: MRSVALIVTFNRLDKLKFCWASTAQQSFDDIIIVNNASTDGTKEWLDTIVDPRLHRLHLKINIGGAGGFKRGAQFIHDNIPADWVFVYDDDAYPQDNIVDVFSCMTDVTNYDAYATRVVDASGTICKMNLPWERYPSSFSENIAYIRDPFSYSVKGDLAKDIISFSFVGLIIKRDLLSETADFIHEELFIYFDDVYYSYHLKLRGARLRYLPDISFIHDINQNNKTISPNWKVYYLVRNLLLAKSYFGAESPFSLCFVFMRLLKYIVISVRQRNPLQYIKYLFKAMLDGRTFKTGRRH, from the coding sequence ATGAGATCGGTAGCATTGATTGTCACTTTCAATCGTCTTGATAAGCTTAAATTCTGCTGGGCCTCGACGGCCCAGCAGTCGTTTGACGATATTATTATAGTCAATAATGCTTCCACTGACGGTACGAAAGAATGGCTGGATACTATTGTCGATCCACGGCTGCATCGATTGCATTTAAAGATCAACATCGGTGGTGCAGGTGGTTTCAAACGAGGTGCCCAATTTATCCATGACAATATACCTGCGGATTGGGTTTTCGTTTATGATGATGATGCTTATCCTCAAGACAATATTGTCGACGTTTTTTCGTGTATGACCGATGTTACCAATTACGATGCTTATGCTACCAGAGTTGTTGATGCATCAGGCACTATCTGCAAAATGAATTTGCCTTGGGAAAGATATCCCTCTTCATTTAGTGAAAACATAGCATACATAAGGGATCCATTCTCATATAGTGTAAAGGGCGATCTGGCTAAGGATATTATATCCTTCTCTTTTGTTGGCTTGATTATTAAAAGAGATCTTCTCTCTGAAACTGCTGATTTTATACATGAAGAACTCTTTATCTATTTTGATGATGTATATTATTCATATCATCTCAAACTGCGTGGTGCCCGCTTACGCTATTTACCAGACATAAGTTTCATACATGATATAAATCAAAATAATAAAACTATCAGTCCAAATTGGAAAGTGTATTATCTTGTCAGGAACTTGCTATTAGCAAAGTCATATTTTGGCGCTGAATCGCCTTTTTCTCTGTGTTTTGTTTTTATGCGTTTACTTAAATATATTGTTATTTCTGTCAGGCAACGCAACCCTCTGCAATATATTAAATATCTTTTTAAAGCTATGCTCGATGGGCGAACATTCAAAACCGGGCGGCGCCATTGA
- the gndA gene encoding NADP-dependent phosphogluconate dehydrogenase, with the protein MSKQQIGVVGMAVMGRNLALNIESRGYSVSIFNRSREKTDEVVAENPGKKLVPHYTVEEFVSSLEKPRRILLMVQAGEATDKTIASLTPHLDKGDILIDGGNTYYKDTIRRNLELSEQGFNFIGTGVSGGEEGALKGPSIMPGGQKEAYELVAPILTEIAAVAEGEPCVAYMGPDGAGHYVKMVHNGIEYGDMQLIAEAYSLLKGALKLSNEDLAKTFSEWNEGELSSYLIDITKDIFTKKDEEGNYLVDVILDEAANKGTGKWTSQSSLDLGEPLSLITESVFARYLSSLKTQRVAASKVLSGPSVQTVSGDKAEFIEKVRRALYLGKIVSYAQGFSQLKAASTENNWDLNYGEIAKIFRAGCIIRAQFLQKITDAYEDNAEIANLLLAPYFKNIADEYQQALRDVVAYAVQNGIPTPTFSAAIAYYDSYRSAVLPANLIQAQRDYFGAHTYKRTDKDGVFHTEWLD; encoded by the coding sequence ATGTCCAAGCAACAGATCGGCGTTGTAGGTATGGCGGTAATGGGCCGTAATCTGGCTCTTAACATTGAGAGCCGCGGCTACTCAGTCTCTATCTTCAACCGCTCACGCGAAAAAACCGATGAAGTCGTCGCAGAAAATCCAGGCAAGAAGCTGGTTCCACATTACACCGTTGAAGAGTTTGTAAGCTCTCTGGAAAAACCGCGCCGTATCCTGCTGATGGTACAGGCGGGTGAGGCTACCGATAAGACGATTGCATCCCTGACTCCGCATCTTGATAAAGGTGACATCCTGATCGATGGGGGCAATACCTACTATAAAGACACCATCCGTCGTAATCTCGAGCTGTCAGAGCAGGGCTTTAACTTTATTGGTACCGGCGTTTCAGGTGGTGAAGAGGGCGCACTGAAAGGCCCTTCAATCATGCCTGGCGGTCAGAAAGAAGCGTATGAGCTGGTTGCGCCAATCCTAACCGAGATTGCAGCCGTTGCCGAAGGTGAGCCTTGCGTGGCTTATATGGGGCCAGACGGTGCCGGTCACTACGTCAAGATGGTACACAACGGTATCGAGTACGGCGACATGCAGCTGATTGCTGAAGCCTATTCCCTGCTGAAAGGCGCGCTGAAGCTGAGCAACGAAGATCTGGCTAAGACCTTCAGCGAGTGGAACGAAGGCGAGCTGAGCAGCTACCTGATCGACATCACCAAAGATATCTTCACCAAGAAAGACGAAGAGGGTAACTACCTGGTTGATGTGATTCTGGATGAAGCGGCGAACAAAGGCACCGGTAAGTGGACCAGTCAGAGCTCGCTGGATCTTGGCGAACCGCTGTCACTGATCACCGAATCCGTGTTTGCCCGCTACCTCTCCTCGTTGAAAACCCAGCGTGTTGCGGCTTCTAAGGTGCTGTCCGGCCCTTCCGTACAGACCGTGAGCGGTGACAAAGCCGAGTTCATTGAGAAGGTGCGTCGTGCGCTTTACCTTGGCAAAATCGTTTCTTACGCTCAGGGCTTCTCACAGTTGAAGGCCGCTTCAACTGAGAACAACTGGGATCTCAACTACGGTGAAATCGCCAAGATTTTCCGTGCCGGTTGCATCATCCGCGCCCAGTTCCTGCAGAAAATCACCGATGCTTACGAAGATAATGCCGAAATCGCGAACCTGCTGTTGGCCCCTTACTTCAAGAACATTGCCGATGAGTACCAGCAGGCGCTGCGTGACGTCGTAGCTTACGCCGTGCAGAACGGTATCCCAACGCCGACCTTCTCTGCCGCTATCGCTTACTACGACAGCTATCGTTCAGCGGTGCTGCCAGCTAACCTGATCCAGGCTCAGCGCGACTACTTCGGTGCCCACACCTACAAGCGTACCGACAAAGACGGCGTATTCCACACGGAATGGCTGGACTAA